The Vespa velutina chromosome 25, iVesVel2.1, whole genome shotgun sequence genome has a segment encoding these proteins:
- the LOC124957396 gene encoding ADP-ribosylation factor 1 produces MGNMFATLFKGLFGKKEMRILMVGLDAAGKTTILYKLKLGEIVTTIPTIGFNVETVEYKNISFTVWDVGGQDKIRPLWRHYFQNTQGLIFVVDSNDRERIGEAREELMRMLAEDELRDAVLLIFANKQDLPNAMNAAEITDKLGLHSLRNRNWYIQATCATSGDGLYEGLDWLSNQLKNANR; encoded by the exons ATGGGGAATATGTTTGCAACATTATTCAAAGGCCTCTttggcaaaaaagaaatgagaatttTGATGGTAGGCCTCGATGCAGCTGGTAAAACCACAATTCtgtacaaattaaaattaggGGAAATTGTTACAACGATTCCCACTATAG GGTTCAATGTAGAAACAGTCGAGTATAAGAACATAAGTTTTACTGTATGGGATGTAGGTGGCCAAGACAAAATCAGACCTTTGTGGCGACATTACTTCCAGAATACACAA GGACTTATATTTGTCGTTGATAGTAATGATAGGGAACGTATTGGTGAAGCACGTGAGGAGTTGATGAGAATGTTAGCAGAGGATGAGCTTAGAGATGCGGTACTTTTAATATTCGCTAATAAACaa GATCTGCCAAATGCGATGAATGCTGCAGAAATAACTGATAAATTGGGTTTGCATTCTTTACGTAATCGTAATTGGTACATACAAGCAACGTGTGCCACGAGTGGAGATGGACTTTACGAGGGTCTAGATTGGCTCTCCAATCAACTTAAAAATGCCAACCGCTAA
- the LOC124957393 gene encoding tRNA (cytosine(72)-C(5))-methyltransferase NSUN6 isoform X4, translating to MSIIKVPFKFKSEIHNELEKDFMKININGVPIEQNEIEKKLDALYEWICSTPKTITYRVNLLLTTAKQVIDHLNDVISEQYENRLPTITTFPHLSEIVTVHSWDESIKLDLSKHSKEVIVDAACGSAVLRGSHVYAPGILGIPNGLNVGDVVSVFADIVGCSKKGLLKPSEVDNENKTFLGNGIIMQTRENIFCNGGQVRGVAIYMTDVISRLPQLNNISVPDGWALLQNLPSIICTRVLNPQPGETILDMCSAPGNKSTHISALMKGKGILIALDRNKSKSEKLKLNCNKFSSGNVKCFWYNSKKAYNKYADNSNINDGPPFKNDSFDRILLDSPCSALGQRPQLLNKITAVQLRSYVALQRKLFSTYIVLVLLR from the exons atgtCAATTATAAAAGttccttttaaatttaaatctgAAATACATAATGAAttggaaaaagattttatgaagattaatattaatggcGTTCCTATAGAACAAAATGAGATTGAG AAAAAATTAGATGCTCTGTACGAATGGATTTGTAGTACACCAAAAACTATTACCTATAGAGTTAATTTATTACTGACCACGGCTAAACAAGTAATAGATCATTTAAATGACGTGATATCGGAG cAGTATGAAAATCGTCTGCCAACAATAACAACATTCCCCCATTTATCAGAGATAGTTACTGTACACAGTTGGGACGAATCtataaaattagatttatCAAAGCATTCGAAGGAAGTTATTGTTGATGCGGCATGTGGATCAGCTGTATTAAGAGGTTCACATGTATATGCTCCAGGAATCTTAGGAATTCCAAAtg gTTTAAATGTAGGAGATGTAGTAAGCGTATTTGCAGATATTGTTGGTTGTTCCAAGAAAGGATTACTTAAACCATCTGAagttgataatgaaaataaaacatttttggGTAATGGAATTATCATGCaaacaagagaaaatattttctgcaATGGCGGACAAGTAAG GGGCGTTGCAATATATATGACTGATGTCATTTCTCGACTCccacaattaaataatatttcagtaCCGGATGGGTGGGCATTGTTACAAAATTTACCATCAATTATTTGTACTCGCGTTTTAAATCCACAGCCTGGAGAAACAATTCTTGATATGTGTTCAGCGCCAGGAAATAAAAGTACACACATTTCGGCCCTTATGAAGGGAAAG gGTATTCTAATAGCTCTTGATAGAAACAAATCCAAATCAGAAaaacttaaattaaattgtaataaattttcaagcgGTAATGTAAAATGTTTTTGGTACAATTCAAAAAAggcttataataaatatgcagATAATTCGAATATTAACGATGGGCCaccatttaaaaatgatagttTTGATCGTATATTATTGGATAGTCCATGCAGTGCATTAGGACAAAGACCACAActtcttaataaaattactGCTGTACAACTTCGCTCGTATGTGGCTTTACAAAGGAAACTATTCTCAACG TATATAGTACTTGTACTATTACGATAG
- the LOC124957393 gene encoding tRNA (cytosine(72)-C(5))-methyltransferase NSUN6 isoform X1, giving the protein MSIIKVPFKFKSEIHNELEKDFMKININGVPIEQNEIEKKLDALYEWICSTPKTITYRVNLLLTTAKQVIDHLNDVISEQYENRLPTITTFPHLSEIVTVHSWDESIKLDLSKHSKEVIVDAACGSAVLRGSHVYAPGILGIPNGLNVGDVVSVFADIVGCSKKGLLKPSEVDNENKTFLGNGIIMQTRENIFCNGGQVRGVAIYMTDVISRLPQLNNISVPDGWALLQNLPSIICTRVLNPQPGETILDMCSAPGNKSTHISALMKGKGILIALDRNKSKSEKLKLNCNKFSSGNVKCFWYNSKKAYNKYADNSNINDGPPFKNDSFDRILLDSPCSALGQRPQLLNKITAVQLRSYVALQRKLFSTAVHLLKPNGILVYSTCTITIAENEGIISWALKTYPCLKLNSISDQLDFIRDQTKTFFSKGYSIDGLTENESECLLRMGPEQDSIGFFIACFTKQIMEEV; this is encoded by the exons atgtCAATTATAAAAGttccttttaaatttaaatctgAAATACATAATGAAttggaaaaagattttatgaagattaatattaatggcGTTCCTATAGAACAAAATGAGATTGAG AAAAAATTAGATGCTCTGTACGAATGGATTTGTAGTACACCAAAAACTATTACCTATAGAGTTAATTTATTACTGACCACGGCTAAACAAGTAATAGATCATTTAAATGACGTGATATCGGAG cAGTATGAAAATCGTCTGCCAACAATAACAACATTCCCCCATTTATCAGAGATAGTTACTGTACACAGTTGGGACGAATCtataaaattagatttatCAAAGCATTCGAAGGAAGTTATTGTTGATGCGGCATGTGGATCAGCTGTATTAAGAGGTTCACATGTATATGCTCCAGGAATCTTAGGAATTCCAAAtg gTTTAAATGTAGGAGATGTAGTAAGCGTATTTGCAGATATTGTTGGTTGTTCCAAGAAAGGATTACTTAAACCATCTGAagttgataatgaaaataaaacatttttggGTAATGGAATTATCATGCaaacaagagaaaatattttctgcaATGGCGGACAAGTAAG GGGCGTTGCAATATATATGACTGATGTCATTTCTCGACTCccacaattaaataatatttcagtaCCGGATGGGTGGGCATTGTTACAAAATTTACCATCAATTATTTGTACTCGCGTTTTAAATCCACAGCCTGGAGAAACAATTCTTGATATGTGTTCAGCGCCAGGAAATAAAAGTACACACATTTCGGCCCTTATGAAGGGAAAG gGTATTCTAATAGCTCTTGATAGAAACAAATCCAAATCAGAAaaacttaaattaaattgtaataaattttcaagcgGTAATGTAAAATGTTTTTGGTACAATTCAAAAAAggcttataataaatatgcagATAATTCGAATATTAACGATGGGCCaccatttaaaaatgatagttTTGATCGTATATTATTGGATAGTCCATGCAGTGCATTAGGACAAAGACCACAActtcttaataaaattactGCTGTACAACTTCGCTCGTATGTGGCTTTACAAAGGAAACTATTCTCAACG gctGTTCATCTTTTGAAACCAAATGGAATCTTAGTATATAGTACTTGTACTATTACGATAGCTGAGAACGAAGGTATTATCTCATGGGCTCTAAAAACATATCCATGTTTAAAATTGAATTCCATTAGTGATCAATTAGATTTCATTAGAGACCaaacaaaaacatttttttctaaaggaTATAGCATTGATGGATTAACAGAAAATGAATCAGAATGTTTACTTAGGATGGGACCTGAACAGGATAGTATTGGCTTTTTTATAGCATGCTTTACTAAGCAAATTATGGAAGAAGtataa
- the LOC124957393 gene encoding tRNA (cytosine(72)-C(5))-methyltransferase NSUN6 isoform X2, which produces MSIIKVPFKFKSEIHNELEKDFMKININGVPIEQNEIEKKLDALYEWICSTPKTITYRVNLLLTTAKQVIDHLNDVISEYENRLPTITTFPHLSEIVTVHSWDESIKLDLSKHSKEVIVDAACGSAVLRGSHVYAPGILGIPNGLNVGDVVSVFADIVGCSKKGLLKPSEVDNENKTFLGNGIIMQTRENIFCNGGQVRGVAIYMTDVISRLPQLNNISVPDGWALLQNLPSIICTRVLNPQPGETILDMCSAPGNKSTHISALMKGKGILIALDRNKSKSEKLKLNCNKFSSGNVKCFWYNSKKAYNKYADNSNINDGPPFKNDSFDRILLDSPCSALGQRPQLLNKITAVQLRSYVALQRKLFSTAVHLLKPNGILVYSTCTITIAENEGIISWALKTYPCLKLNSISDQLDFIRDQTKTFFSKGYSIDGLTENESECLLRMGPEQDSIGFFIACFTKQIMEEV; this is translated from the exons atgtCAATTATAAAAGttccttttaaatttaaatctgAAATACATAATGAAttggaaaaagattttatgaagattaatattaatggcGTTCCTATAGAACAAAATGAGATTGAG AAAAAATTAGATGCTCTGTACGAATGGATTTGTAGTACACCAAAAACTATTACCTATAGAGTTAATTTATTACTGACCACGGCTAAACAAGTAATAGATCATTTAAATGACGTGATATCGGAG TATGAAAATCGTCTGCCAACAATAACAACATTCCCCCATTTATCAGAGATAGTTACTGTACACAGTTGGGACGAATCtataaaattagatttatCAAAGCATTCGAAGGAAGTTATTGTTGATGCGGCATGTGGATCAGCTGTATTAAGAGGTTCACATGTATATGCTCCAGGAATCTTAGGAATTCCAAAtg gTTTAAATGTAGGAGATGTAGTAAGCGTATTTGCAGATATTGTTGGTTGTTCCAAGAAAGGATTACTTAAACCATCTGAagttgataatgaaaataaaacatttttggGTAATGGAATTATCATGCaaacaagagaaaatattttctgcaATGGCGGACAAGTAAG GGGCGTTGCAATATATATGACTGATGTCATTTCTCGACTCccacaattaaataatatttcagtaCCGGATGGGTGGGCATTGTTACAAAATTTACCATCAATTATTTGTACTCGCGTTTTAAATCCACAGCCTGGAGAAACAATTCTTGATATGTGTTCAGCGCCAGGAAATAAAAGTACACACATTTCGGCCCTTATGAAGGGAAAG gGTATTCTAATAGCTCTTGATAGAAACAAATCCAAATCAGAAaaacttaaattaaattgtaataaattttcaagcgGTAATGTAAAATGTTTTTGGTACAATTCAAAAAAggcttataataaatatgcagATAATTCGAATATTAACGATGGGCCaccatttaaaaatgatagttTTGATCGTATATTATTGGATAGTCCATGCAGTGCATTAGGACAAAGACCACAActtcttaataaaattactGCTGTACAACTTCGCTCGTATGTGGCTTTACAAAGGAAACTATTCTCAACG gctGTTCATCTTTTGAAACCAAATGGAATCTTAGTATATAGTACTTGTACTATTACGATAGCTGAGAACGAAGGTATTATCTCATGGGCTCTAAAAACATATCCATGTTTAAAATTGAATTCCATTAGTGATCAATTAGATTTCATTAGAGACCaaacaaaaacatttttttctaaaggaTATAGCATTGATGGATTAACAGAAAATGAATCAGAATGTTTACTTAGGATGGGACCTGAACAGGATAGTATTGGCTTTTTTATAGCATGCTTTACTAAGCAAATTATGGAAGAAGtataa
- the LOC124957393 gene encoding tRNA (cytosine(72)-C(5))-methyltransferase NSUN6 isoform X3, whose translation MSIIKVPFKFKSEIHNELEKDFMKININGVPIEQNEIEKKLDALYEWICSTPKTITYRVNLLLTTAKQVIDHLNDVISEQYENRLPTITTFPHLSEIVTVHSWDESIKLDLSKHSKEVIVDAACGSAVLRGSHVYAPGILGIPNGLNVGDVVSVFADIVGCSKKGLLKPSEVDNENKTFLGNGIIMQTRENIFCNGGQVRGVAIYMTDVISRLPQLNNISVPDGWALLQNLPSIICTRVLNPQPGETILDMCSAPGNKSTHISALMKGKGILIALDRNKSKSEKLKLNCNKFSSGNVKCFWYNSKKAYNKYADNSNINDGPPFKNDSFDRILLDSPCSALGQRPQLLNKITAVQLRSYVALQRKLFSTAVHLLKPNGILVYSTCTITIAENEGYSIDGLTENESECLLRMGPEQDSIGFFIACFTKQIMEEV comes from the exons atgtCAATTATAAAAGttccttttaaatttaaatctgAAATACATAATGAAttggaaaaagattttatgaagattaatattaatggcGTTCCTATAGAACAAAATGAGATTGAG AAAAAATTAGATGCTCTGTACGAATGGATTTGTAGTACACCAAAAACTATTACCTATAGAGTTAATTTATTACTGACCACGGCTAAACAAGTAATAGATCATTTAAATGACGTGATATCGGAG cAGTATGAAAATCGTCTGCCAACAATAACAACATTCCCCCATTTATCAGAGATAGTTACTGTACACAGTTGGGACGAATCtataaaattagatttatCAAAGCATTCGAAGGAAGTTATTGTTGATGCGGCATGTGGATCAGCTGTATTAAGAGGTTCACATGTATATGCTCCAGGAATCTTAGGAATTCCAAAtg gTTTAAATGTAGGAGATGTAGTAAGCGTATTTGCAGATATTGTTGGTTGTTCCAAGAAAGGATTACTTAAACCATCTGAagttgataatgaaaataaaacatttttggGTAATGGAATTATCATGCaaacaagagaaaatattttctgcaATGGCGGACAAGTAAG GGGCGTTGCAATATATATGACTGATGTCATTTCTCGACTCccacaattaaataatatttcagtaCCGGATGGGTGGGCATTGTTACAAAATTTACCATCAATTATTTGTACTCGCGTTTTAAATCCACAGCCTGGAGAAACAATTCTTGATATGTGTTCAGCGCCAGGAAATAAAAGTACACACATTTCGGCCCTTATGAAGGGAAAG gGTATTCTAATAGCTCTTGATAGAAACAAATCCAAATCAGAAaaacttaaattaaattgtaataaattttcaagcgGTAATGTAAAATGTTTTTGGTACAATTCAAAAAAggcttataataaatatgcagATAATTCGAATATTAACGATGGGCCaccatttaaaaatgatagttTTGATCGTATATTATTGGATAGTCCATGCAGTGCATTAGGACAAAGACCACAActtcttaataaaattactGCTGTACAACTTCGCTCGTATGTGGCTTTACAAAGGAAACTATTCTCAACG gctGTTCATCTTTTGAAACCAAATGGAATCTTAGTATATAGTACTTGTACTATTACGATAGCTGAGAACGAAG gaTATAGCATTGATGGATTAACAGAAAATGAATCAGAATGTTTACTTAGGATGGGACCTGAACAGGATAGTATTGGCTTTTTTATAGCATGCTTTACTAAGCAAATTATGGAAGAAGtataa
- the LOC124957393 gene encoding tRNA (cytosine(72)-C(5))-methyltransferase NSUN6 isoform X5: MSIIKVPFKFKSEIHNELEKDFMKININGVPIEQNEIEKKLDALYEWICSTPKTITYRVNLLLTTAKQVIDHLNDVISEQYENRLPTITTFPHLSEIVTVHSWDESIKLDLSKHSKEVIVDAACGSAVLRGSHVYAPGILGIPNGLNVGDVVSVFADIVGCSKKGLLKPSEVDNENKTFLGNGIIMQTRENIFCNGGQVRGVAIYMTDVISRLPQLNNISVPDGWALLQNLPSIICTRVLNPQPGETILDMCSAPGNKSTHISALMKGKGILIALDRNKSKSEKLKLNCNKFSSGNVKCFWYNSKKAYNKYADNSNINDGPPFKNDSFDRILLDSPCSALGQRPQLLNKITAVQLRSYVALQRKLFSTDIALMD, from the exons atgtCAATTATAAAAGttccttttaaatttaaatctgAAATACATAATGAAttggaaaaagattttatgaagattaatattaatggcGTTCCTATAGAACAAAATGAGATTGAG AAAAAATTAGATGCTCTGTACGAATGGATTTGTAGTACACCAAAAACTATTACCTATAGAGTTAATTTATTACTGACCACGGCTAAACAAGTAATAGATCATTTAAATGACGTGATATCGGAG cAGTATGAAAATCGTCTGCCAACAATAACAACATTCCCCCATTTATCAGAGATAGTTACTGTACACAGTTGGGACGAATCtataaaattagatttatCAAAGCATTCGAAGGAAGTTATTGTTGATGCGGCATGTGGATCAGCTGTATTAAGAGGTTCACATGTATATGCTCCAGGAATCTTAGGAATTCCAAAtg gTTTAAATGTAGGAGATGTAGTAAGCGTATTTGCAGATATTGTTGGTTGTTCCAAGAAAGGATTACTTAAACCATCTGAagttgataatgaaaataaaacatttttggGTAATGGAATTATCATGCaaacaagagaaaatattttctgcaATGGCGGACAAGTAAG GGGCGTTGCAATATATATGACTGATGTCATTTCTCGACTCccacaattaaataatatttcagtaCCGGATGGGTGGGCATTGTTACAAAATTTACCATCAATTATTTGTACTCGCGTTTTAAATCCACAGCCTGGAGAAACAATTCTTGATATGTGTTCAGCGCCAGGAAATAAAAGTACACACATTTCGGCCCTTATGAAGGGAAAG gGTATTCTAATAGCTCTTGATAGAAACAAATCCAAATCAGAAaaacttaaattaaattgtaataaattttcaagcgGTAATGTAAAATGTTTTTGGTACAATTCAAAAAAggcttataataaatatgcagATAATTCGAATATTAACGATGGGCCaccatttaaaaatgatagttTTGATCGTATATTATTGGATAGTCCATGCAGTGCATTAGGACAAAGACCACAActtcttaataaaattactGCTGTACAACTTCGCTCGTATGTGGCTTTACAAAGGAAACTATTCTCAACG gaTATAGCATTGATGGATTAA